The Arachis ipaensis cultivar K30076 chromosome B07, Araip1.1, whole genome shotgun sequence genome includes a window with the following:
- the LOC107608923 gene encoding DNA-directed RNA polymerases II and IV subunit 5A-like — MVLSEDEIKNLYRIRKTVLQMLRDRGYLVSDLEINNTIEEFKKEFDNFVGKDREDLVINKCKKDNPSEQIYVFFPSKRKVGVGEIKAYTKRMHSQKVFNAILVCQEKITEFAERSITEISSQFHWDVFQENELLFNVTEHHLVPVHQVLTDAEKNALLEKYTVEGIQLPKIQVDDPVARYYGLKPGQVVKIIKPSETAGRYVTYRYVV; from the exons atggtTCTGTCCGAAGATGAAATCAAGAACCTCTATAGAATCAGGAAGACGGTGCTGCAAATGCTGAGGGATAGGGGTTACCTCGTTAGTGATCTTGAGATCAACAATACTATAGAAGAGTTCAAGAAAGAATTTGACAACTTCGTGGGAAAGGATAGGGAAGATCTTGTTATCAACAAATGCAAGAAAGACAATCCTTCTGAGCAGATCTATGTCTTCTTCCCCAGCAAGCGCAAGGTTGGCGTCGGAGAAATAAAAGCCTACACCAAGCGCATGCACTCTCAGAAAGTTTTTAATGCAATCTTGGTTTGTCAAGAGAAGATAACAGAGTTTGCCGAAAGAAGTATCACTGAAATTTCTTCCCAATTTCACTGGGACGTTTTCCAG GAAAACGAACTTCTGTTCAACGTAACAGAGCACCACCTTGTCCCTGTACATCAAGTACTCACCGATGCAGAAAAGAACGCTTTGCTTGAGAAATACACTGTGGAAGGGATTCAA CTACCTAAAATCCAGGTGGATGACCCTGTTGCAAGATATTACGGACTGAAGCCCGGACAAGTTGTCAAGATAATCAAGCCAAGCGAGACTGCAGGCAGATATGTTACCTACAGATATGTTGTATAG